A region of Etheostoma cragini isolate CJK2018 chromosome 2, CSU_Ecrag_1.0, whole genome shotgun sequence DNA encodes the following proteins:
- the LOC117955376 gene encoding coiled-coil domain-containing protein 149-like isoform X2: MDPSRRSESDWQALANEKLESKTEALLILSKELDTCQQERDQYKLMANQLRERHQGLKKKYRELIDGDPSLPPEKRNQVNLAQLLRDSREKSFLLSEEVKELKQRLVEAQGDNKLLRMTITKQRLGDEEVGARHFPAHEREDLVKQLERAGKQNEVLEHSVKSLTDELQDVRAERDVFQQKAHRLNVEMNHILGNDEIRLLDIDALCMENRYLHERFCQRQEEINLLKTNLVKYKSALDCRKTSKICGKPNSSALTGVLSAKQVKELLLSEENGCSLPVTPQSISDLKSLATALLETIHEKNMVIQHQRQINKILGNRVAELEMKLKSLEMSGIWSLPGLTYNVSLGISGRGKDTIILHTQQAESHGQEGDEGSEKIYVDQKSSTEIPFQDNVPPAVSGSQEELLEENPSSEETCPPNLSYQSAEEQPVSPQTETPDSEECHDSGQSQVTTDLTDLTSHRSKEEKCVSDSSPTHNLSDLYHLQHTLENSDPAGGGENESDECTEGLETVETEEKIKSTISSAATAIFEEGQPDFQTNQKKELSDGTDSCVSQELSNLS, encoded by the exons ATGGATCCGTCCCGGAGGAGCGAGAGCGACTGGCAGGCGCTGGCCAACGAG AAGTTGGAGAGTAAGACAGAAGCTCTTCTGATTCTGTCGAAGGAGCTGGACACTTGCCAGCAGGAGAGGGATCAGTACAAACTGATGGCCAACCAGCTGCGTGAGCGACACCAAGGACTCAAAAAGAAGTACAGAGAACTCATT GATGGAgatccctctcttcctcctgagAAAAGAAATCAG GTGAATTTAGCTCAGCTACTGAGAGACTCGAGAGAAAAAAGCTTTCTACTTTCTGAGGAGGTGAAGGAGCTAAAACAACGACTGGTGGAAGCTCAAGGTGATAACAAG CTTTTAAGAATGACCATTACCAAACAGAGGCTGGGAGACGAGGAGGTTGGGGCTCGACACTTCCCTGCCCATGAACGAGAGGATCTGGTCAAACAGTTGGAAAGAGCCGGAAAGCAG aaCGAGGTACTGGAGCACAGCGTTAAGTCGCTCACAGACGAGCTTCAGGACGTGCGAGCAGAGCGGGACGTGTTTCAGCAGAAAGCTCACCGTCTTAATGTGGAAATGAACCACATTTTGGGCAACGATGAGATACGCCTTTTAGACATAGATGCACTCTGCATGGAGAACAG GTATTTGCATGAACGGTTCTGTCAACGTCAAGAGGAAATCAATTTGCTTAAAACAAACCTGGTGAAGTACAAg AGTGCCCTGGATTGTAGGAAAACCTCTAAAATCTGTGGGAAACCCAACAGTAGTGCATTGACTGGGGTGCTCTCTGCTAAACAAG tgaaGGAATTGTTGCTGTCTGAAGAAAACGGCTGCAGTTTGCCTGTGACTCCTCAGTCCATCTCAGACCTCAAATCACTTGCCACAGCTCTGCTGGAAACCATCCACGAGAAGAACATGGTGATTCAGCACCAACGCCAAATCAACAA GATTCTTGGTAATCGAGTAGCAGAGCTGGAGATGAAACTAAAATCATTAGAAATGTCTGGAATATGGAGCCTGCCGG GCCTGACTTATAATGTGTCTCTGGGAATATCTGGAA GAGGGAAAGACACCATTATCTTGCATACTCAACAGGCTGAGTCTCATGGACAGGAAG GTGATGAAGGTtcagaaaaaatatatgttgATCAGAAGAGCTCCACGGAAATCCCATTCCAAGATAATGTACCACCAGCTGTGTCAGGCAGTCAAGAGGAGCTTCTTGAAGAGAACCCATCCAGTGAGGAGACGTGCCCGCCAAACCTCTCATACCAGTCAGCTGAAGAACAGCCAGTCAGCCCTCAGACCGAAACACCAGACAGTGAAGAGTGTCATGACAGTGGTCAATCGCAGGTAACAACTGATTTAACAGATTTAACAAGTCATCGGTCAAAAGAAGAGAAGTGTGTCAGTGATTCTTCTCCCACACACAATCTGTCGGACCTCTACCACTTACAGCACACCTTAGAGAACTCTGACCccgcaggaggaggagagaatgaGTCAGATGAATGCACAGAGGGGTTGGAAACTGTTGAAACAGAGGAAAAAATCAAAAGCACAATATCCAGTGCTGCCACTGCAATTTTTGAAGAAGGGCAGCCCGACTTCCAGACAAACCAGAAGAAAGAGCTTTCAGATGGGACAGATTCATGTGTTAGTCAGGAACTGTCAAATCTTTCATGA
- the LOC117955282 gene encoding pre-mRNA-splicing factor ATP-dependent RNA helicase DHX15 produces the protein MSKRHRLDLGDDYASTKKRSEGRDRDRDKDREDRSRDRDRDRDRDRDRDLKPPSLPSNSTVPLTMPCLAPIKQMAMQQQINPFTNLPHTPRFYEILKKRLQLPVWEYKENFSDIITRHQSFVLVGETGSGKTTQIPQWCVDMVRGLPGPKRAVACTQPRRVAAMSVAQRVADEMDVMLGQEVGYSIRFEDCSTAKTILKYMTDGMLLREAMNDPLLERYGVIILDEAHERTLATDILMGVLKEVVRQRPDLKVIVMSATLDAGKFQVYFDSCPLLTIPGRTHPVEIFYTPEPERDYLEAAIRTVIQIHMCEEDEGDCLLFLTGQEEIDEACKRIKREVDDLGPEVGDIKIIPLYSTLPPQQQQRIFEPPPPRKPNGAIGRKVVVSTNIAETSLTIDGVVFVIDPGFAKQKVYNPRIRVESLLVTAISKASAQQRAGRAGRTRPGKCFRLYTEKAYKTEMQDNTYPEILRSNLGSVVLQLKKLGIDDLVHFDFMDPPAPETLMRALELLNYLAALNDDGDLTELGSMMAEFPLDPQLAKMVIASCEFNCSNEILSITAMLSVPQCFVRPTEAKKAADESKMRFAHIDGDHLTLLNVYHAFKQNHEANQWCYDNFVNYRSLMSADNVRQQLSRIMDRFNLPRRSTEFTSRDYYTNIRRALCTGFFMQVAHLERTGHYLTVKDNQVVQLHPSTVLDHKPEWVLYNEFVLTTKNYIRTCTDIKPEWLVKIAPQYYEMGNFPQCEAKRQLERIIAKLESKEYSQY, from the exons atgtccaaaagacATCGCCTGGATTTGGGTGATGATTACGCATCCACTAAGAAGAGGTCTGAGGG GAGAGACAGGGACCGGGACAAAGACCGCGAGGACCGCTCCAGGGACAGGGACCGAGATCGGGAccgagacagagacagagacctGAAGCCGCCTAGTCTCCCGTCTAACAGCACGGTGCCCCTGACCATGCCGTGTTTGGCGCCCATCAAGCAGATGGCTATGCAACAGCAGATCAACCCATTCACCAACCTGCCGCACACGCCACGCTTCTACGAGATCCTAAAGAAGCGGTTACAGCTTCCAGTGTGGGAGTACAAGGAAAACTTCAGCGATATCATCACACGTCATCAGAGCTTTGTCCTTGTTGGTGAAACTGGCTctggaaagacaacacag ATCCCACAGTGGTGTGTGGACATGGTGAGGGGCTTGCCTGGGCCTAAGCGGGCGGTAGCCTGTACTCAGCCTAGGAGAGTGGCAGCTATGAGCGTGGCTCAAAGAGTAGCAGACGAAATGGACGTCATGCTTGGACAGGAAGTCGGCTACTCCATTCGATTTGAGGACTGCAGCACTGCTAAGACTATACTCAA GTACATGACAGATGGTATGTTACTAAGAGAGGCTATGAATGACCCGCTGTTGGAGCGATATGGTGTGATCATTCTGGACGAAGCTCACGAGCGAACTCTAGCCACAGATATCCTGATGGGAGTACTCAAGGAGGTGGTGCGTCAAAGGCCGGATCTGAAG GTCATCGTCATGAGTGCCACGCTTGATGCTGGGAAGTTTCAGGTTTACTTTGACAGCTGTCCTCTCTTGACTATTCCTGGACGTACACATCCTGTCGAGATTTTCTACACCCCTGAACCAGAGCGAGACTACCTTGAGGCAGCGATCCGCACTGTCATCCAGATTCACATGTGTGAGGAAGATGAAGGTGACTGCCTTCTCTTTCTCACTGGTCAAGAG GAAATTGATGAGGCCTGCAAGCGGATCAAGCGTGAGGTAGATGACCTTGGACCTGAAGTCGGAGACATAAAAATCATCCCACTGTATTCTACGTTGCcaccacagcaacagcaaaggATCTTTGAGCCGCCTCCTCCAAGGAAACCAAATGGTGCAATAGGAAGAAAG GTTGTGGTTTCGACAAACATCGCTGAGACCTCTCTGACAATTGATGGTGTGGTGTTTGTCATCGACCCTGGATTTGCCAAGCAAAAG GTTTACAATCCCCGTATCAGAGTCGAGTCTTTGCTCGTCACGGCCATCAGTAAAGCTTCTGCCCAGCAGAGGGCAGGACGAGCCGGCAGAACACGTCCAGGGAAATGTTTCCGCCTTTACACAGAGAAGGCCTACAAAACAGAGATGCAG GATAACACATACCCTGAGATTCTTCGATCCAACTTGGGATCTGTGGTGCTGCAGCTGAAGAAGCTGGGTATTGATGACCTTGTGCACTTTGACTTCATGGATCCACCAG CTCCTGAGACACTGATGAGGGCCCTTGAGCTGCTGAATTACCTGGCAGCTCTCAATGATGATGGTGACCTGACGGAGCTGGGGTCCATGATGGCAGAGTTTCCTTTGGACCCTCAGCTGGCTAAGATGGTCATTGCCAGCTGTGAATTTAACTGTTCTAACGAGATCCTCTCCATTACTGCCATGCTGTCAG TCCCACAGTGTTTTGTCCGCCCCACGGAGGCTAAGAAGGCAGCAGACGAGTCCAAGATGAGGTTTGCTCACATCGACGGAGACCACTTGACGCTGCTCAACGTCTACCACGCCTTCAAACAAA ACCACGAGGCTAACCAGTGGTGCTATGACAACTTTGTCAACTACCGTTCGCTGATGTCTGCTGACAACGTGCGGCAGCAGCTGTCCAGGATCATGGACCGCTTCAACCTGCCCCGTCGGAGCACTGAGTTCACCAGCAGAGATTACTACACCAACATCCGCCGAGCACTCTGCACCGGCTTCTTTATGCAG GTGGCTCATCTGGAGCGTACAGGGCATTACCTCACAGTCAAAGACAACCAAGTGGTCCAACTGCACCCATCTACAGTCCTGGACCACAAGCCTGAGTGGGTGCTCTACAATGAATTTGTCCTCACCACCAAAAACTACATCCGCACGTGCACGGACATCAAACCAGAATG GCTGGTGAAGATTGCACCCCAGTACTATGAAATGGGGAACTTCCCACAATGTGAAGCTAAACGACAGCTGGAGCGAATCATTGCCAAACTAGAGAGCAAGGAGTATTCCCAATACTGA
- the LOC117955769 gene encoding extracellular superoxide dismutase [Cu-Zn]-like, with translation MRLHGSILEAALLALLAGCQQCVFADGDTLAPPEVSQYNGTLYAACKMRPSTTLSDGLPKVYGQVLFKQDYPEGKLKVLLRFNGFPTEGNPELRAVHIHQYGDLSRGCDSTGGHYNPHGVHHPGHPGDFGNFKPQEGKVNTVIESEATLFRGLSVIGRAVVVHEKIDDLGLGEDAGSLLHGNAGRRLGCCIIGMSSPNLWNTYYKLSNRRLKRNLFYSNGM, from the exons ATGCGTCTACACGG GTCAATATTGGAAGCAGCACTATTGGCTCTGCTGGCAGGCTGTCAACAATGTGTCTTCGCTGACGGTGACACTTTGGCTCCACCAGAGGTCTCGCAGTACAATGGTACTCTGTATGCAGCCTGCAAAATGAGACCCAGCACCACACTATCTGATGGTCTGCCCAAAGTGTACGGTCAGGTGCTGTTTAAACAGGATTATCCTGAGGGAAAACTCAAAGTCCTTCTTCGGTTCAATGGTTTCCCCACAGAGGGTAACCCAGAGCTTCGAGCAGTGCACATCCACCAGTACGGAGACCTGAGCCGGGGGTGTGACTCCACTGGCGGCCACTACAATCCTCATGGTGTACATCACCCTGGCCACCCTGGAGATTTTGGTAACTTTAAGCCCCAGGAAGGAAAAGTCAATACGGTGATAGAATCTGAGGCAACGCTGTTCAGGGGTCTGTCTGTGATTGGAAGAGCAGTGGTGGTCCATGAAAAGATAGATGACTTAGGTCTTGGTGAAGACGCTGGGAGCCTGCTGCATGGAAACGCAGGCCGGAGGCTTGGATGCTGCATTATTGGGATGTCCTCCCCCAACCTCTGGAATACGTACTATAAGCTGTCTAATAGGCGACTGAAGAgaaatttgttttacagtaatggcATGTAG
- the LOC117955376 gene encoding coiled-coil domain-containing protein 149-like isoform X1 → MDPSRRSESDWQALANEFLICKQKLESKTEALLILSKELDTCQQERDQYKLMANQLRERHQGLKKKYRELIDGDPSLPPEKRNQVNLAQLLRDSREKSFLLSEEVKELKQRLVEAQGDNKLLRMTITKQRLGDEEVGARHFPAHEREDLVKQLERAGKQNEVLEHSVKSLTDELQDVRAERDVFQQKAHRLNVEMNHILGNDEIRLLDIDALCMENRYLHERFCQRQEEINLLKTNLVKYKSALDCRKTSKICGKPNSSALTGVLSAKQVKELLLSEENGCSLPVTPQSISDLKSLATALLETIHEKNMVIQHQRQINKILGNRVAELEMKLKSLEMSGIWSLPGLTYNVSLGISGRGKDTIILHTQQAESHGQEGDEGSEKIYVDQKSSTEIPFQDNVPPAVSGSQEELLEENPSSEETCPPNLSYQSAEEQPVSPQTETPDSEECHDSGQSQVTTDLTDLTSHRSKEEKCVSDSSPTHNLSDLYHLQHTLENSDPAGGGENESDECTEGLETVETEEKIKSTISSAATAIFEEGQPDFQTNQKKELSDGTDSCVSQELSNLS, encoded by the exons ATGGATCCGTCCCGGAGGAGCGAGAGCGACTGGCAGGCGCTGGCCAACGAG TTCCTCATTTGTAAGCAGAAGTTGGAGAGTAAGACAGAAGCTCTTCTGATTCTGTCGAAGGAGCTGGACACTTGCCAGCAGGAGAGGGATCAGTACAAACTGATGGCCAACCAGCTGCGTGAGCGACACCAAGGACTCAAAAAGAAGTACAGAGAACTCATT GATGGAgatccctctcttcctcctgagAAAAGAAATCAG GTGAATTTAGCTCAGCTACTGAGAGACTCGAGAGAAAAAAGCTTTCTACTTTCTGAGGAGGTGAAGGAGCTAAAACAACGACTGGTGGAAGCTCAAGGTGATAACAAG CTTTTAAGAATGACCATTACCAAACAGAGGCTGGGAGACGAGGAGGTTGGGGCTCGACACTTCCCTGCCCATGAACGAGAGGATCTGGTCAAACAGTTGGAAAGAGCCGGAAAGCAG aaCGAGGTACTGGAGCACAGCGTTAAGTCGCTCACAGACGAGCTTCAGGACGTGCGAGCAGAGCGGGACGTGTTTCAGCAGAAAGCTCACCGTCTTAATGTGGAAATGAACCACATTTTGGGCAACGATGAGATACGCCTTTTAGACATAGATGCACTCTGCATGGAGAACAG GTATTTGCATGAACGGTTCTGTCAACGTCAAGAGGAAATCAATTTGCTTAAAACAAACCTGGTGAAGTACAAg AGTGCCCTGGATTGTAGGAAAACCTCTAAAATCTGTGGGAAACCCAACAGTAGTGCATTGACTGGGGTGCTCTCTGCTAAACAAG tgaaGGAATTGTTGCTGTCTGAAGAAAACGGCTGCAGTTTGCCTGTGACTCCTCAGTCCATCTCAGACCTCAAATCACTTGCCACAGCTCTGCTGGAAACCATCCACGAGAAGAACATGGTGATTCAGCACCAACGCCAAATCAACAA GATTCTTGGTAATCGAGTAGCAGAGCTGGAGATGAAACTAAAATCATTAGAAATGTCTGGAATATGGAGCCTGCCGG GCCTGACTTATAATGTGTCTCTGGGAATATCTGGAA GAGGGAAAGACACCATTATCTTGCATACTCAACAGGCTGAGTCTCATGGACAGGAAG GTGATGAAGGTtcagaaaaaatatatgttgATCAGAAGAGCTCCACGGAAATCCCATTCCAAGATAATGTACCACCAGCTGTGTCAGGCAGTCAAGAGGAGCTTCTTGAAGAGAACCCATCCAGTGAGGAGACGTGCCCGCCAAACCTCTCATACCAGTCAGCTGAAGAACAGCCAGTCAGCCCTCAGACCGAAACACCAGACAGTGAAGAGTGTCATGACAGTGGTCAATCGCAGGTAACAACTGATTTAACAGATTTAACAAGTCATCGGTCAAAAGAAGAGAAGTGTGTCAGTGATTCTTCTCCCACACACAATCTGTCGGACCTCTACCACTTACAGCACACCTTAGAGAACTCTGACCccgcaggaggaggagagaatgaGTCAGATGAATGCACAGAGGGGTTGGAAACTGTTGAAACAGAGGAAAAAATCAAAAGCACAATATCCAGTGCTGCCACTGCAATTTTTGAAGAAGGGCAGCCCGACTTCCAGACAAACCAGAAGAAAGAGCTTTCAGATGGGACAGATTCATGTGTTAGTCAGGAACTGTCAAATCTTTCATGA
- the LOC117955376 gene encoding coiled-coil domain-containing protein 149-like isoform X3 encodes MDPSRRSESDWQALANEFLICKQKLESKTEALLILSKELDTCQQERDQYKLMANQLRERHQGLKKKYRELIDGDPSLPPEKRNQVNLAQLLRDSREKSFLLSEEVKELKQRLVEAQGDNKLLRMTITKQRLGDEEVGARHFPAHEREDLVKQLERAGKQNEVLEHSVKSLTDELQDVRAERDVFQQKAHRLNVEMNHILGNDEIRLLDIDALCMENRYLHERFCQRQEEINLLKTNLVKYKSALDCRKTSKICGKPNSSALTGVLSAKQVKELLLSEENGCSLPVTPQSISDLKSLATALLETIHEKNMVIQHQRQINKILGNRVAELEMKLKSLEMSGIWSLPGGKDTIILHTQQAESHGQEGDEGSEKIYVDQKSSTEIPFQDNVPPAVSGSQEELLEENPSSEETCPPNLSYQSAEEQPVSPQTETPDSEECHDSGQSQVTTDLTDLTSHRSKEEKCVSDSSPTHNLSDLYHLQHTLENSDPAGGGENESDECTEGLETVETEEKIKSTISSAATAIFEEGQPDFQTNQKKELSDGTDSCVSQELSNLS; translated from the exons ATGGATCCGTCCCGGAGGAGCGAGAGCGACTGGCAGGCGCTGGCCAACGAG TTCCTCATTTGTAAGCAGAAGTTGGAGAGTAAGACAGAAGCTCTTCTGATTCTGTCGAAGGAGCTGGACACTTGCCAGCAGGAGAGGGATCAGTACAAACTGATGGCCAACCAGCTGCGTGAGCGACACCAAGGACTCAAAAAGAAGTACAGAGAACTCATT GATGGAgatccctctcttcctcctgagAAAAGAAATCAG GTGAATTTAGCTCAGCTACTGAGAGACTCGAGAGAAAAAAGCTTTCTACTTTCTGAGGAGGTGAAGGAGCTAAAACAACGACTGGTGGAAGCTCAAGGTGATAACAAG CTTTTAAGAATGACCATTACCAAACAGAGGCTGGGAGACGAGGAGGTTGGGGCTCGACACTTCCCTGCCCATGAACGAGAGGATCTGGTCAAACAGTTGGAAAGAGCCGGAAAGCAG aaCGAGGTACTGGAGCACAGCGTTAAGTCGCTCACAGACGAGCTTCAGGACGTGCGAGCAGAGCGGGACGTGTTTCAGCAGAAAGCTCACCGTCTTAATGTGGAAATGAACCACATTTTGGGCAACGATGAGATACGCCTTTTAGACATAGATGCACTCTGCATGGAGAACAG GTATTTGCATGAACGGTTCTGTCAACGTCAAGAGGAAATCAATTTGCTTAAAACAAACCTGGTGAAGTACAAg AGTGCCCTGGATTGTAGGAAAACCTCTAAAATCTGTGGGAAACCCAACAGTAGTGCATTGACTGGGGTGCTCTCTGCTAAACAAG tgaaGGAATTGTTGCTGTCTGAAGAAAACGGCTGCAGTTTGCCTGTGACTCCTCAGTCCATCTCAGACCTCAAATCACTTGCCACAGCTCTGCTGGAAACCATCCACGAGAAGAACATGGTGATTCAGCACCAACGCCAAATCAACAA GATTCTTGGTAATCGAGTAGCAGAGCTGGAGATGAAACTAAAATCATTAGAAATGTCTGGAATATGGAGCCTGCCGG GAGGGAAAGACACCATTATCTTGCATACTCAACAGGCTGAGTCTCATGGACAGGAAG GTGATGAAGGTtcagaaaaaatatatgttgATCAGAAGAGCTCCACGGAAATCCCATTCCAAGATAATGTACCACCAGCTGTGTCAGGCAGTCAAGAGGAGCTTCTTGAAGAGAACCCATCCAGTGAGGAGACGTGCCCGCCAAACCTCTCATACCAGTCAGCTGAAGAACAGCCAGTCAGCCCTCAGACCGAAACACCAGACAGTGAAGAGTGTCATGACAGTGGTCAATCGCAGGTAACAACTGATTTAACAGATTTAACAAGTCATCGGTCAAAAGAAGAGAAGTGTGTCAGTGATTCTTCTCCCACACACAATCTGTCGGACCTCTACCACTTACAGCACACCTTAGAGAACTCTGACCccgcaggaggaggagagaatgaGTCAGATGAATGCACAGAGGGGTTGGAAACTGTTGAAACAGAGGAAAAAATCAAAAGCACAATATCCAGTGCTGCCACTGCAATTTTTGAAGAAGGGCAGCCCGACTTCCAGACAAACCAGAAGAAAGAGCTTTCAGATGGGACAGATTCATGTGTTAGTCAGGAACTGTCAAATCTTTCATGA